One region of Cinclus cinclus chromosome 1, bCinCin1.1, whole genome shotgun sequence genomic DNA includes:
- the GEM gene encoding GTP-binding protein GEM, whose protein sequence is MTLNNVTMRRTHNSSLHQQQQRWSIPADGKNLLVQKDSNEYNPQKRYTISPDEYYRRSWSSESSDSVISSESGSSCYRVVLIGEHGVGKSSLANIFAGVHDSIDSDCEVLGEDTYERTLMVDGESATVILLDMWDNKREGEWIRDHCMQVGDAYLIVYSITDRASFEKASELRIQLRRARQKEDIPIILVGNKSDLVRCREVSVAEGRACAVVFDCKFIETSAAVQHNVKELFEGIVRQVRLRRDSKEKNEKRLALQKRRESIPKKARRFWGKIVAKNNKNMAFKLKSKSCHDLSVL, encoded by the exons ATGACCCTCAACAACGTTACCATGCGTCGCACCCACAACAGCAgcctgcaccagcagcagcagcgatgGAGCATCCCTGCTGATGGAAAGAATCTGCTGGTCCAGAAAGACTCCAACGAGTACAACCCCCAGAAACGATACACCATCAGTCCTGATGAATATTACAGAAGGAGCTGGTCCTCAGAGTCATCCGACTCCGTCATCTCCTCCGagtctggcagcagctgctacCGGGTGGTGCTGATCGGGGAGCACGGCGTGGGCAAGTCCTCGCTAGCCAACATCTTTGCAGGGGTGCACGACAGCATTGACAGTGACTGCGAGGTGCTGGGAG aagacACGTATGAAAGAACTTTGATGGTGGATGGGGAAAGCGCGACTGTTATACTGCTTGACATGTGGGATAATAAG CGTGAGGGAGAATGGATTCGAGACCACTGCATGCAAGTGGGAGATGCCTACTTGATCGTCTACTCCATCACAGACCGAGCAAGCTTTGAGAAGGCCTCTGAACTCAGAATACAGCTCCGCAGGGCACGCCAGAAAGAAGACATCCCCATTATTTTGGTTGGCAACAAAAGTGACCTTGTCAGGTGCCGAGAAGTTTCGGTGGCAG AGGGGCGAGCCTGCGCCGTGGTGTTTGACTGCAAGTTCATTGAGAcctcagcagctgtgcagcacaACGTGAAAGAGCTGTTCGAGGGCATCGTGCGGCAAGTCCGGCTCCGGAGggacagcaaggaaaagaatgAGAAGAGACTGGCGCTACAGAAACGGAGAGAGAGCATCCCCAAGAAAGCCAGGCGGTTCTGGGGCAAAATAGTTGCCAAGAACAACAAGAACATGGCCTTCAAACTCAAGTCCAAGTCTTGCCATGACCTATCAGTACTTTAA